One Megachile rotundata isolate GNS110a chromosome 5, iyMegRotu1, whole genome shotgun sequence genomic region harbors:
- the LOC100883671 gene encoding uncharacterized protein LOC100883671 yields MDTLYPNLHERFKSEGLCPICLLEMELAPRYTCTNGHTICYRCKPYYYGCPTCQAPLDMETPSSHPNPPYPPPPSHFLPHRLPPKFHEHHPTAPIDFHEHERNWFPPQPNEDQELRSCSYAHLGCWVKVPIHLADLHESRCQFRPHLEEEHLPTDLVHKHDDLVECRYRSVGCNVRTTPWRTSIHEKYCIYKDRSEGLSEITEGLEQTSITDQYGDPEELVECKYRKHGCMVNMPRRRKRMHQEKCNYRKYDSQEDGSSSESEYDPNEQVSCKWTEYGCRVRPKRSRLETHEEKCNYRMEECAFKHNGCEALFHPSRKFAHERGCQYAD; encoded by the exons ATGGATACCCTATACCCGAATCTGCACGAGAGATTCAAAAGCGAGGGTCTCTGCCCTATTTGCCTGCTGGAAATGGAATTAGCACCCAGATACACTTGCACAAACGGACACACGATTTGTTATCGTTGTAAACCGTACTATTATGGCTGTCCCACCTGCCAGGCACCGTTAGATATGGAAACACCGTCCTCTCATCCGAATCCACCTTATCCGCCACCGCCTTCTCATTTCTTGCCTCATCGTCTACCACCGAAATTCCACGAACATCATCCGACAGCACCGATAGATTTCCATGAACACGAGAGAAACTGGTTCCCACCCCAACCCAATGAAGACCAAGAATTAAGGTCTTGCTCGTACGCTCATTTGGGATGCTGGGTCAAAGTGCCCATTCACTTGGCAGACCTTCATGAGTCACG ATGTCAATTTCGACCCCACCTGGAGGAGGAGCACCTTCCAACGGATCTGGTGCATAAACACGACGATTTGGTCGAGTGCAGATATCGATCGGTTGGTTGCAACGTGAGAACAACACCCTGGAGGACTTCGATCCACGAGAAATATTGCATATACAAGGATCGTTCCGAGGGTTTGAGCGAAATTACCGAAGGACTAGAACAAACGTCGATCACAGACCAATATGGAGACCCCGAGGAATTGGTGGAATGTAAATACAGGAAACACGGTTGCATGGTGAACATGCCGAGAAGGAGGAAAAGGATGCATCAAGAAAAATGTAACTACAGAAAATACGATAGTCAGGAGGATGGATCCTCGTCTGAAAGCGAGTACGATCCTAATGAGCAAGTATCCTGCAAATGGACGGAATATGGATGTAGAGTGAGACCGAAGAGGAGCCGCTTGGAAACGCACGAGGAAAAATGCAACTACAGGATGGAGGAATGCGCTTTCAAGCATAACGGATGCGAAGCTTTGTTTCATCCGTCCAGGAAGTTTGCGCACGAGCGGGGCTGTCAATACGCTGATTAA